A stretch of the Thermotoga sp. genome encodes the following:
- a CDS encoding protease modulator HflC: MKAWVWPLMIILLIAGAILVFSSFYVLDQTQQAVVLRFGRIVSVETEPGLHFKQPFVDSVVRFDKRILLYDIEPEKIIASDKKTLVIDTYVLWRIKDPETFIKSLKSVKLALPRIDDVVYSHVRNIFAKANFDEIISEKREDLLKEVTALSRKDLKDFGIEVVDVRVKHADLPVENEQAVYNRMKAERYSIAAQIRAEGEKEARTIRAEADKTAKVLLAEAQGKAEQIKGTGEASALKIYAEVFSKDKDFYEFWRTMEVYKSIEGGFLLVGDELDALKYLKSN, from the coding sequence ATGAAGGCGTGGGTGTGGCCTTTGATGATCATATTGTTGATAGCCGGTGCGATCCTTGTTTTCTCCTCCTTCTATGTTCTCGATCAGACACAACAGGCAGTGGTGTTGAGATTTGGAAGGATCGTCTCGGTTGAAACAGAACCAGGGCTTCACTTTAAACAACCGTTTGTGGACAGTGTGGTACGGTTCGACAAGAGGATTCTGCTCTACGACATCGAACCAGAAAAGATCATAGCCTCCGACAAGAAAACTCTGGTGATAGACACCTACGTTCTCTGGAGGATAAAAGATCCAGAGACCTTCATAAAATCGCTAAAGAGTGTGAAACTCGCCCTTCCCAGGATCGATGATGTTGTTTACTCTCATGTGAGAAACATATTCGCAAAAGCAAACTTCGATGAGATCATTTCAGAAAAGAGAGAAGATCTGCTGAAGGAGGTTACTGCTCTCTCGAGAAAAGATTTGAAAGATTTTGGAATAGAAGTGGTTGATGTGAGGGTAAAACACGCCGATCTTCCAGTAGAAAACGAGCAAGCTGTTTACAACAGAATGAAGGCGGAAAGATACAGTATAGCGGCGCAGATCAGGGCAGAGGGAGAAAAAGAAGCAAGAACGATAAGAGCAGAGGCTGACAAAACAGCGAAGGTTTTGCTCGCAGAAGCCCAGGGCAAAGCAGAGCAAATAAAGGGAACGGGGGAAGCAAGTGCGCTAAAGATCTACGCGGAGGTTTTCTCCAAGGACAAGGATTTTTACGAGTTCTGGCGAACCATGGAAGTCTACAAATCCATCGAGGGAGGCTTCCTTCTTGTGGGAGACGAGCTCGATGCGTTGAAGTATTTGAAGTCGAACTGA
- the hflK gene encoding FtsH protease activity modulator HflK, translating into MKKYVWIVLGIVLGIYLLTGIYQVGPSEVALLKTFGRFSSVVPSGIHYHLPYPFQSYVTVDVTTVRKIEIGFRSVQMGDRISYEPVPEESVMITGDNNLVSVEAVVQYRVKDPVAYAFNITEADSIVRFTTESVLREKVAMRSIDDVLTTGRDEIGFETAQMLQEILDSYNCGVKVENVYLQEVVPPEPVVDAFDDVNNARQDKERLINEARKYANDVIPKAQGQAQEILRQAEAYAQEVYLKALGEAKRFEEILEEYTKAPEITRKRMLLDALQSILEKAGNKVIFVGSRETLNVLNISDLLKEMGK; encoded by the coding sequence GTGAAAAAGTACGTCTGGATAGTTCTGGGAATCGTTCTAGGCATCTATCTACTGACCGGGATCTATCAGGTAGGACCGTCCGAGGTTGCTCTTCTCAAGACTTTTGGCAGATTCTCCTCTGTTGTTCCCTCTGGTATTCACTATCACCTGCCGTACCCCTTCCAGTCATACGTGACTGTTGATGTCACAACGGTGAGGAAGATAGAGATCGGTTTCAGAAGCGTTCAAATGGGCGACAGGATTTCTTATGAACCAGTTCCAGAAGAATCCGTCATGATCACTGGCGACAACAACCTTGTGAGTGTCGAAGCGGTTGTACAGTACAGGGTTAAAGATCCCGTGGCGTACGCCTTCAACATCACGGAAGCGGACTCGATCGTGAGGTTTACAACAGAATCCGTTCTCCGAGAAAAAGTAGCCATGAGAAGTATCGACGATGTACTCACCACTGGAAGAGACGAGATAGGGTTCGAGACGGCTCAAATGCTCCAGGAGATCCTTGACTCCTATAACTGCGGGGTGAAAGTGGAAAACGTCTACCTTCAAGAAGTAGTTCCTCCAGAACCCGTGGTGGATGCTTTCGACGACGTGAACAACGCGAGACAGGACAAAGAGCGTCTCATAAACGAGGCAAGAAAGTACGCCAACGATGTCATTCCCAAGGCTCAGGGGCAGGCTCAGGAGATCTTAAGACAAGCAGAAGCCTACGCTCAGGAAGTCTATCTGAAGGCGCTTGGAGAGGCAAAGAGATTCGAAGAGATACTGGAAGAATACACAAAAGCTCCAGAGATTACAAGAAAACGAATGCTTCTTGATGCCCTCCAGTCTATTCTTGAAAAAGCCGGCAACAAGGTTATCTTTGTAGGAAGTAGAGAGACCTTGAACGTTCTAAATATCTCTGACTTGCTGAAGGAGATGGGAAAATGA